From the genome of Denticeps clupeoides chromosome 4, fDenClu1.1, whole genome shotgun sequence, one region includes:
- the anp32b gene encoding acidic leucine-rich nuclear phosphoprotein 32 family member B isoform X2, with protein MFAADRSGAGARVVRELVLDNCRSNEGKIEGLTAEFVNLEFLSLINVGLMSVSNLPKLGKLKKLELSDNRISGGLDVLAEKLPNLTHLNLSGNKLKDISTLEPLKKLDHLKSLDLFNCEVTNLNDYRDSVFKLLPQLTYLDGYDIEDREASDSDGEVDGDGVDDDDDEEGEEDEDEDGEEDFDEEDDDEEEDDEVEGEDDDDDVSGEDEEEDFGQDGEVDDEDEDDDDDDEEGEESGKGEKRKREPDDEDDDDDEDDD; from the exons ATGTTTGCCGCGGACCGCAGCGGCGCAGGGGCCCGTGTG GTACGGGAACTTGTGCTCGACAACTGCCGCTCCAATGAAGGGAAGATCGAAGGCCTCACAGCGGAGTTTGTCAACCTTGAATTTCTCAGTTTGATAAATGTCGGCTTAATGTCAGTTTCCAACCTCCCCAAGCTTGGGAAACTCAAAAAG TTGGAGCTGAGTGACAACAGAATCTCCGGAGGCCTCGACGTTTTAGCAGAAAAACTCCCAAACCTCACACATCTAAATCTGAGCGGCAACAAACTGAAAGACATCAGCACATTAGAACCCTTG AAAAAGCTTGACCACCTAAAAAGTCTTGACCTCTTCAACTGTGAAGTCACAAATCTCAACGACTACCGGGATAGTGTATTTAAGCTCCTCCCACAGCTCACTTACCTGGACGGCTATGATATTGAAGACCGGGAAGCCTCAGACTCTGATGGGGAGGTGGATGGCGATGGGGtggatgacgatgatgatgaag AGggtgaggaggatgaagatgaggatggagaggaggactttgatgaggaagatgatgatgaggaagaggatgatgagGTAGAaggagaagatgatgatgacgatgtcAGTGGTGAAGATGAG GAGGAAGACTTCGGCCAAGACGGTGAGGTagatgatgaggatgaagatgatgatgacgatgacgaaG aaggagaagaaagtggCAAAGGTGAGAAGAGGAAGCGAGAACCTGATGATGAGGACGACGATGACGATGAGGATGACGACTAG
- the anp32b gene encoding acidic leucine-rich nuclear phosphoprotein 32 family member B isoform X1, with protein MDMKRRIHLELRNRTPSDVRELVLDNCRSNEGKIEGLTAEFVNLEFLSLINVGLMSVSNLPKLGKLKKLELSDNRISGGLDVLAEKLPNLTHLNLSGNKLKDISTLEPLKKLDHLKSLDLFNCEVTNLNDYRDSVFKLLPQLTYLDGYDIEDREASDSDGEVDGDGVDDDDDEEGEEDEDEDGEEDFDEEDDDEEEDDEVEGEDDDDDVSGEDEEEDFGQDGEVDDEDEDDDDDDEEGEESGKGEKRKREPDDEDDDDDEDDD; from the exons ATGGACATGAAACGGAGGATCCACTTGGAGCTCAGAAACCGGACCCCATCTGAT GTACGGGAACTTGTGCTCGACAACTGCCGCTCCAATGAAGGGAAGATCGAAGGCCTCACAGCGGAGTTTGTCAACCTTGAATTTCTCAGTTTGATAAATGTCGGCTTAATGTCAGTTTCCAACCTCCCCAAGCTTGGGAAACTCAAAAAG TTGGAGCTGAGTGACAACAGAATCTCCGGAGGCCTCGACGTTTTAGCAGAAAAACTCCCAAACCTCACACATCTAAATCTGAGCGGCAACAAACTGAAAGACATCAGCACATTAGAACCCTTG AAAAAGCTTGACCACCTAAAAAGTCTTGACCTCTTCAACTGTGAAGTCACAAATCTCAACGACTACCGGGATAGTGTATTTAAGCTCCTCCCACAGCTCACTTACCTGGACGGCTATGATATTGAAGACCGGGAAGCCTCAGACTCTGATGGGGAGGTGGATGGCGATGGGGtggatgacgatgatgatgaag AGggtgaggaggatgaagatgaggatggagaggaggactttgatgaggaagatgatgatgaggaagaggatgatgagGTAGAaggagaagatgatgatgacgatgtcAGTGGTGAAGATGAG GAGGAAGACTTCGGCCAAGACGGTGAGGTagatgatgaggatgaagatgatgatgacgatgacgaaG aaggagaagaaagtggCAAAGGTGAGAAGAGGAAGCGAGAACCTGATGATGAGGACGACGATGACGATGAGGATGACGACTAG
- the hemgn gene encoding hemogen, translated as MEDTAEKEKPLDDTNKPDDQGGIHRRLRDREVLRKRKAEAEEKATNQWVYGAESRRKRGRQDIKTSTGKKGRPRKSTVTLEAQIPQEEGGHELLTEVPSFSVAEVLPQPSVPEGVSKPAETQLISASFPIPVAIPAPVPQLVSDPTQILSPVVCLSSGPPEDVLVEDLGPDEEEDIPGPHGNLVIDQGTEEDLSSNMTNIPEPNKVFTYPVFTSPPPQQEYLPGNFI; from the exons ATGGAAGACACGGCAGAAAAAGAGAAGCCTTTAGATGACACTAACAAGCCTGATGATCAAG GTGGTATCCATCGCCGCCTGAGGGACAGAGAAgtgctgaggaagaggaaggctgAGGCGGAGGAGAAGGCAACTAACCAGTGGGTTTATGG GGCcgagagcaggaggaagaggggacGACAAGACATAAAGACCAGCACAGGCAAGAAAGGAAGGCCCAGAAAAAGTACAGTGACTCTGGAAGCCCAGATACCACAGGAGGAGGGCGGCCATGAGCTCCTTACAGAAGTGCCTTCATTCTCTGTGGCTGAAGTGTTGCCACAACCCTCTGTCCCTGAGGGGGTCTCCAAGCCTGCTGAGACCCAGCTGATTTCAGCTTCTTTCCCAATTCCCGTTGCCATTCCAGCTCCAGTTCCACAGCTGGTCTCAGACCCAACCCAGATACTGTCTCCAGTGGTGTGCCTGAGTAGTGGGCCTCCAGAAGATGTCCTGGTTGAAGATTTGGGGCCTGACGAGGAGGAGGATATTCCAGGGCCTCACGGGAATTTGGTCATTGATCAAG GTACAGAGGAAGATCTGTCTTCAAATATGACAAACATCCCTGAACCAAATAAGGTTTTCACCTACCCAGTATTTACCTCTCCACCACCTCAACAAGAATACCTGCCTGGAAATTTCATTTAA
- the trmo gene encoding tRNA (adenine(37)-N6)-methyltransferase isoform X1, which produces MSARCSCGGDTAKKLCHQISVMRKELKNLRQLAVGSTRLHTKHMGSLQALLSGTDQGALQAGACQHTAVDAEHVSLEEGCIQTVPIGFISSCFAVKNGTPRQPTICSVSRATLQIQQSVFNNPDHSLAGLEHYSHVWIIFVFHKNAHLSYKAKVKPPRLNGLRVGVYSTRSPHRPNALGLTLAKLERVVGDTLHLSGVDMIAGTPVLDIKPYIPDYDSPHARRPTDLSESDVASGGGDDKRSGCETSCSSCPDCGDRSEPDSDGECPQPGARVTRSGKKPGMASRPFRSVLSEVKEYLRQGELSGVTTGEGTSGAGNEQTTDVVPEEGDGARLCYGEDAYSTIASWIRRPPASSLEVRFTPSAERELREFVPAGSPVHGKPRFKFLKDGDEAAAAILAVLSADPRSAYRRARCRDRLFFFTMDTADITCWFGEGFAEVLRVQPVKTS; this is translated from the exons ATGTCCGCACGGTGCAGCTGTGGCGGCGACACGGCCAAGAAACTTTGTCACCAAATATCAGTCATGCGAAAAGAGCTGAAGAATCTCAG GCAGCTGGCTGTCGGGTCCACTCGCCTGCACACGAAGCACATGGGGTCTCTACAGGCCCTTCTGTCCGGCACGGACCAGGGCGCACTGCAGGCGGGAGCCTGCCAGCATACTGCCGTCGATGCCGAGCATGTGTCGTTGGAGGAGG GCTGTATCCAGACAGTCCCCATTGGCTTCATCAGCTCCTGCTTTGCTGTGAAAAACGGCACCCCGAGGCAGCCAACAATATGCAGTGTGTCCCGCGCGACCCTGCAAATTCAGCAGTCTGTGTTCAACAACCCAGACCACTCTCTGGCGGGCCTTGAACACTATTCTCACGTATG GATCATCTTTGTCTTTCACAAGAATGCCCACCTGAGCTACAAGGCCAAGGTGAAGCCTCCCCGGCTGAATGGCCTGAGGGTGGGGGTGTACTCCACCCGCAGTCCCCACAGGCCCAACGCTCTGGGGCTGACATTAGCCAAGTTGGAACGGGTTGTCG GGGATACACTCCACTTGTCGGGGGTTGACATGATTGCAGGAACCCCGGTCCTTGATATAAAGCCGTACATCCCAGACTACGACTCTCCTCACGCAAGAAGACCGACTGACCTGAGTGAGAGTGACGTGGCTTCGGGTGGAGGAGACGATAAAAGGTCTGGCTGTGAGACATCCTGCTCTTCTTGTCCAGACTGCGGTGATCGCTCGGAACCGGACTCTGATGGCGAATGTCCCCAGCCAGGCGCACGAGTGACACGTTCCGGAAAGAAACCTGGTATGGCCTCCAGGCCTTTTAGGAGCGTCTTGTCCGAGGTGAAGGAGTACCTCCGGCAGGGCGAACTGAGCGGTGTCACCACTGGCGAAGGTACGTCTGGTGCCGGGAACGAGCAGACCACGGACGTGGTTCCCGAGGAGGGAGACGGTGCCAGGCTGTGCTACGGTGAAGATGCCTACAGCACCATCGCCTCCTGGATCCGACGGCCCCCGGCCAGCAGCCTGGAGGTGCGCTTCACTCCCTCTGCAGAGAGGGAGCTGAGGGAGTTCGTACCTGCTGGCAGTCCAG TGCACGGCAAACCTCGTTTCAAGTTTCTGAAAGACGGCGACGAAGCCGCCGCCGCCATCCTCGCCGTCCTCTCGGCGGACCCGCGCTCGGCGTACAGGCGCGCCCGCTGCCGCGAccgcctcttcttcttcaccatgGACACCGCTGACATCACTTGTTGGTTTGGAGAGGGCTTTGCAGAAGTTCTGCGCGTGCAGCCAGTGAAGACCAGTTAA
- the trmo gene encoding tRNA (adenine(37)-N6)-methyltransferase isoform X2 gives MGSLQALLSGTDQGALQAGACQHTAVDAEHVSLEEGCIQTVPIGFISSCFAVKNGTPRQPTICSVSRATLQIQQSVFNNPDHSLAGLEHYSHVWIIFVFHKNAHLSYKAKVKPPRLNGLRVGVYSTRSPHRPNALGLTLAKLERVVGDTLHLSGVDMIAGTPVLDIKPYIPDYDSPHARRPTDLSESDVASGGGDDKRSGCETSCSSCPDCGDRSEPDSDGECPQPGARVTRSGKKPGMASRPFRSVLSEVKEYLRQGELSGVTTGEGTSGAGNEQTTDVVPEEGDGARLCYGEDAYSTIASWIRRPPASSLEVRFTPSAERELREFVPAGSPVHGKPRFKFLKDGDEAAAAILAVLSADPRSAYRRARCRDRLFFFTMDTADITCWFGEGFAEVLRVQPVKTS, from the exons ATGGGGTCTCTACAGGCCCTTCTGTCCGGCACGGACCAGGGCGCACTGCAGGCGGGAGCCTGCCAGCATACTGCCGTCGATGCCGAGCATGTGTCGTTGGAGGAGG GCTGTATCCAGACAGTCCCCATTGGCTTCATCAGCTCCTGCTTTGCTGTGAAAAACGGCACCCCGAGGCAGCCAACAATATGCAGTGTGTCCCGCGCGACCCTGCAAATTCAGCAGTCTGTGTTCAACAACCCAGACCACTCTCTGGCGGGCCTTGAACACTATTCTCACGTATG GATCATCTTTGTCTTTCACAAGAATGCCCACCTGAGCTACAAGGCCAAGGTGAAGCCTCCCCGGCTGAATGGCCTGAGGGTGGGGGTGTACTCCACCCGCAGTCCCCACAGGCCCAACGCTCTGGGGCTGACATTAGCCAAGTTGGAACGGGTTGTCG GGGATACACTCCACTTGTCGGGGGTTGACATGATTGCAGGAACCCCGGTCCTTGATATAAAGCCGTACATCCCAGACTACGACTCTCCTCACGCAAGAAGACCGACTGACCTGAGTGAGAGTGACGTGGCTTCGGGTGGAGGAGACGATAAAAGGTCTGGCTGTGAGACATCCTGCTCTTCTTGTCCAGACTGCGGTGATCGCTCGGAACCGGACTCTGATGGCGAATGTCCCCAGCCAGGCGCACGAGTGACACGTTCCGGAAAGAAACCTGGTATGGCCTCCAGGCCTTTTAGGAGCGTCTTGTCCGAGGTGAAGGAGTACCTCCGGCAGGGCGAACTGAGCGGTGTCACCACTGGCGAAGGTACGTCTGGTGCCGGGAACGAGCAGACCACGGACGTGGTTCCCGAGGAGGGAGACGGTGCCAGGCTGTGCTACGGTGAAGATGCCTACAGCACCATCGCCTCCTGGATCCGACGGCCCCCGGCCAGCAGCCTGGAGGTGCGCTTCACTCCCTCTGCAGAGAGGGAGCTGAGGGAGTTCGTACCTGCTGGCAGTCCAG TGCACGGCAAACCTCGTTTCAAGTTTCTGAAAGACGGCGACGAAGCCGCCGCCGCCATCCTCGCCGTCCTCTCGGCGGACCCGCGCTCGGCGTACAGGCGCGCCCGCTGCCGCGAccgcctcttcttcttcaccatgGACACCGCTGACATCACTTGTTGGTTTGGAGAGGGCTTTGCAGAAGTTCTGCGCGTGCAGCCAGTGAAGACCAGTTAA
- the trmo gene encoding tRNA (adenine(37)-N6)-methyltransferase isoform X3, with amino-acid sequence MGCIQTVPIGFISSCFAVKNGTPRQPTICSVSRATLQIQQSVFNNPDHSLAGLEHYSHVWIIFVFHKNAHLSYKAKVKPPRLNGLRVGVYSTRSPHRPNALGLTLAKLERVVGDTLHLSGVDMIAGTPVLDIKPYIPDYDSPHARRPTDLSESDVASGGGDDKRSGCETSCSSCPDCGDRSEPDSDGECPQPGARVTRSGKKPGMASRPFRSVLSEVKEYLRQGELSGVTTGEGTSGAGNEQTTDVVPEEGDGARLCYGEDAYSTIASWIRRPPASSLEVRFTPSAERELREFVPAGSPVHGKPRFKFLKDGDEAAAAILAVLSADPRSAYRRARCRDRLFFFTMDTADITCWFGEGFAEVLRVQPVKTS; translated from the exons ATGG GCTGTATCCAGACAGTCCCCATTGGCTTCATCAGCTCCTGCTTTGCTGTGAAAAACGGCACCCCGAGGCAGCCAACAATATGCAGTGTGTCCCGCGCGACCCTGCAAATTCAGCAGTCTGTGTTCAACAACCCAGACCACTCTCTGGCGGGCCTTGAACACTATTCTCACGTATG GATCATCTTTGTCTTTCACAAGAATGCCCACCTGAGCTACAAGGCCAAGGTGAAGCCTCCCCGGCTGAATGGCCTGAGGGTGGGGGTGTACTCCACCCGCAGTCCCCACAGGCCCAACGCTCTGGGGCTGACATTAGCCAAGTTGGAACGGGTTGTCG GGGATACACTCCACTTGTCGGGGGTTGACATGATTGCAGGAACCCCGGTCCTTGATATAAAGCCGTACATCCCAGACTACGACTCTCCTCACGCAAGAAGACCGACTGACCTGAGTGAGAGTGACGTGGCTTCGGGTGGAGGAGACGATAAAAGGTCTGGCTGTGAGACATCCTGCTCTTCTTGTCCAGACTGCGGTGATCGCTCGGAACCGGACTCTGATGGCGAATGTCCCCAGCCAGGCGCACGAGTGACACGTTCCGGAAAGAAACCTGGTATGGCCTCCAGGCCTTTTAGGAGCGTCTTGTCCGAGGTGAAGGAGTACCTCCGGCAGGGCGAACTGAGCGGTGTCACCACTGGCGAAGGTACGTCTGGTGCCGGGAACGAGCAGACCACGGACGTGGTTCCCGAGGAGGGAGACGGTGCCAGGCTGTGCTACGGTGAAGATGCCTACAGCACCATCGCCTCCTGGATCCGACGGCCCCCGGCCAGCAGCCTGGAGGTGCGCTTCACTCCCTCTGCAGAGAGGGAGCTGAGGGAGTTCGTACCTGCTGGCAGTCCAG TGCACGGCAAACCTCGTTTCAAGTTTCTGAAAGACGGCGACGAAGCCGCCGCCGCCATCCTCGCCGTCCTCTCGGCGGACCCGCGCTCGGCGTACAGGCGCGCCCGCTGCCGCGAccgcctcttcttcttcaccatgGACACCGCTGACATCACTTGTTGGTTTGGAGAGGGCTTTGCAGAAGTTCTGCGCGTGCAGCCAGTGAAGACCAGTTAA
- the spag5 gene encoding sperm-associated antigen 5 has product MSESQMSLGPTTPVKRSDRTLLRDVQNVLHIETNQASQSKSVIPCSIGPNIKDHTAVSRTVGLLDYTVENTDQIQTHSLLDCGVRSSLILEQCTNNGDITFKSFLCPGGEIELSDSTEVCSTQNVTEKSHSPVMCDCSEVAEESLGPLQYGDSHTDHPYCQVARKVQTEELPVSVDEPVSESHVFKTNDGIIDQDGSVSVPDLTLKSFAFAGVEIEIADGSHATSEMSALFKHLTLEDRSQCSEHTEADPEVSECSGQHTEHAYCVPAANISQMMPAVCAETSVIFQENQECSAGACSCLGLANEDENKPRPEDGHVTLKSFICTGGEVEVFEEGSDSLEKSTIIIEEDTPSHSPSFPEDSVSVEDGAEDIQGDRSHNDHAYYDVQRSTSGGATQAPPGLGLQPCEEIPDALLSNIRETDCSTENTSTARPEPLTADPAPSVQLLNSPAAPAESNIAKDSALGLEMEPEVMRCESPMNALSDAIVSPSLKSILVSVPSTPKNSFLYKTMAQDLGVDSQEGKLWDGVLESPIPPPMFNSTALPISLNCTPAPTPQSKAMTAPPPPPPPPPPQVGDPPPSQPVALTDGALQVQLKQMAELLLLASGKFAAPAAAVDCHSTAVGTSLVQKHSICVCTSPVRQVERSTNTSVLVEPVKEILASDASTSTDSLLWNLNPGSLESVPRQELEQRLTSYLIMTDALLQQLASARAQTQYAGPLPSDLRDKLIQTDHTEFSQVDTYKDLYVIALEKIQSLQLDLQNLQNLQHSIEAVTATMATIKTEADNALSEIKETGAIVNEDHESISAQTAQMKVLYGKCVDTLTRMQQKTKYCIQERDNMKLQMEEAIQAKEAALSVTEQLRAHSAARLAELEENVGSSEELLQVLKHTFIQQVSLNKDYVESLNAADELLKGNLQDHIFFLEELRKSQQLLQRTRPVLLELHQKAANAVEQSQQNIAEKDQVLEEKAQIQNELDQACTNLQEASEQIRDLNMQITILNSEMTVLRQQLAEVEEERSELEMRSTELSATVTSTLASYAFLENALASETQKLQQCMQDSKEARQKALGLEEALKFTQSEAAELRKALAAKEDMLSELHRQAKAHAAQRQQLHELREEMSSAREMKEYLQMENDMMREQVVEGEGMLRSHLQGLREKNLECEDLKVTLAQLRLERESLEEELARTQAMLLEQEDQQAQATNDVTLLHHQVHCLNSSLQQALAETKSVPSEDDATSQQPQRPASFVDSVIMAITAESQDTECGLVTDAGIIEDPEEVEEEIQKLGFGRSAFTRVAPVTPKRQEEEPPKTVVELLGDLSQKFSELTNTIEQLQQSKEGQQKVLQQHASSLQDELYSSAHSHQQEVLELKYRVEKLQAQIEKDAVALQQKAQDEKAMKKLCSEMDENMESLQRLRAESTELRRELSELHLSRQQSQMETHALREELNKACGQSASSMKAVDERIHLLKEMDKLKQSLEEVKESRAKLLERAKRHQMVHVMNQGKLERELHLLDDMIETVRKTLSSVPQVVKNCPQLQQLTEYLG; this is encoded by the exons ATGTCAGAGAGCCAAATGTCACTTGGACCGACGACT CCCGTGAAAAGATCTGACAGGACTCTTCTCCGCGACGTGCAAAATGTATTGCATATTGAGACAAACCAGGCCTCACAGAGCAAATCAGTCATACCTTGCAGCATAGGCCCAAATATTAAG GACCACACTGCGGTTTCCCGGACAGTTGGACTGTTGGATTACACGGTTGAAAATACAGACCAAATTCAAACCCACTCTCTTCTTGACTGTGGAGTCCGGTCCAGCCTGATTCTGGAGCAGTGTACGAATAACGGAGACatcacatttaaatcatttttgtgtCCTGGTGGAGAAATCGAGCTGTCAGATTCAACGGAAGTGTGCTCCACCCAGAATGTTACAGAGAAGAGCCATAGTCCTGTGATGTGTGATTGCAGTGAAGTCGCAGAGGAGAGTTTGGGGCCTTTACAGTATGGTGACAGCCATACTGATCATCCATACTGTCAGGTAGCGAGAAAAGTGCAGACAGAAGAGCTGCCTGTTTCTGTGGATGAACCTGTGTCAGAATCCCATGTCTTTAAAACCAACGATGGAATAATTGACCAAGATGGATCAGTGTCCGTTCCAGACTTAACACTCAAATCTTTTGCTTTCGCTGGTGTCGAGATTGAAATTGCAGATGGTTCACATGCGACAAGTGAGATGTCAGCACTCTTCAAGCACCTGACTCTGGAAGATCGTAGCCAATGCAGTGAGCATACTGAAGCAGATCCAGAAGTCTCAGAATGTTCTGGTCAACACACAGAGCACGCATACTGTGTCCCTGCTGCAAATATAAGCCAAATGATGCCAGCTGTGTGTGCAGAGACGAGCGTTATATTTCAAGAGAATCAAGAGTGCAGTGCTGGGGCTTGTAGTTGTCTAGGTCTGGCTAATGAGGATGAAAACAAACCAAGGCCTGAAGATGGCCATGTTACATTGAAGTCTTTTATTTGTACTGGAGGTGAGGTTGAAGTTTTTGAGGAGGGTTCTGACTCATTGGAGAAGTCCACCATTATCATCGAAGAGGACACTCCAAGTCATTCTCCATCTTTTCCAGAAGACTCTGTAAGTGTGGAGGATGGCGCTGAGGATATTCAGGGAGACAGAAGCCATAATGACCATGCCTACTATGATGTGCAAAGGTCAACATCTGGAGGTGCCACCCAAGCTCCACCAGGCCTGGGCCTTCAACCTTGTGAAGAAATACCCGATGCTCTTCTGTCCAACATACGAGAGACCGACTGCAGCACTGAAAACACCTCAACTGCACGTCCAGAGCCTCTTACTGCAGATCCTGCACCAAGTGTGCAATTGTTAAACTCACCTGCTGCACCGGCAGAGAGCAATATTGCCAAAGATAGTGCACTGGGATTAGAAATGGAGCCTGAGGTCATGCGTTGTGAAAGCCCCATGAATGCTTTGTCTGATGCCATCGTGTCGCCATCGCTGAAGTCCATCCTTGTTTCAGTTCCCTCCACTCCAAAGAACTCATTCTTATATAAAACGATGGCCCAGGACCTTGGGGTTGACAGCCAGGAGGGCAAGTTGTGGGATGGAGTGCTGGAGAGCCCCATTCCTCCTCCAATGTTTAACTCCACAGCTCTTCCCATCAGTCTTAACTGCACCCCAGCTCCCACGCCACAGTCCAAGGCCATGACTgcgcctccaccaccaccaccaccaccaccaccacaggtTGGGGATCCACCACCAAGTCAACCTGTTGCTCTCACTGATGGGGCTCTGCAGGTGCAACTCAAGCAGAtggctgagctgctgctccTGGCATCAGGGAAGTTTgctgctccagctgctgctgtaGACTGCCACAGCACTGCTGTTGGCACATCTTTAGTGCAAAAGCACAGCATATGTGTGTGCACCTCGCCGGTGCGGCAGGTGGAGCGCAGCACAAACACTTCTGTTCTGGTAGAGCCGGTCAAGGAGATCTTGGCGTCTGATGCCAGTACCAGTACTGACTCTTTACTATGGAA cTTGAACCCTGGAAGCCTTGAATCAGTTCCTCGGCAAGAACTAGAGCAGAGACTAACCTCATATTTAATCATGACCGATGCTTTGCTCCAGCAACTGGCCTCAGCAAGAGCACAAACCCAATACGCTGGCCCATTGCCATCAGACCTACGAGACAAACTCATTCAGACAGACCACACGGAGTTCAGCCAG gtGGACACTTATAAGGATCTGTATGTGATCGCTCTGGAGAAGATCCAGTCATTACAGCTGGACCTGCAGAACCTCCAaaacctgcagcacagcattgAGGCTGTAACAGCCACCATG GCTACCATTAAGACTGAGGCAGACAATGCTTTGTCTGAAATTAAAGAAACTGGGGCCATTGTCAACGAGGATCATGAATCCATCTCTGCACAG ACAGCTCAGATGAAGGTTTTATATGGAAAGTGTGTGGACACTCTGACGAGGATGCAGCAGAAGACAAAGTATTGCATTCAGGAGAGAGATAACATGAAGCTGCAGATGGAGGAGGCCATACAAGCTAAGGAAGCT GCGCTGAGTGTAACAGAGCAGCTGCGCGCTCACTCTGCAGCCCGCTTGGCCGAGCTGGAGGAGAATGTGGGTTCCAGTGAGGAGCTCCTTCAGGTCTTGAAACACACCTTCATACAACAG GTTTCACTGAACAAGGATTATGTGGAGTCTCTCAATGCAGCAGATGAGCTTCTGAAAGGGAATCTGCAGgatcacattttctttcttgAAGAG ctcaGGAAATCTCAGCAACTTCTCCAGAGGACAAGGCCTGTGTTGTTGGAGCTTCATCAGAAGGCAGCTAATGCTGTGGAGCAGAGCCAGCAGAACATTGCAGAGAAAGACCAGGTGCTGGAAGAGAAGGCCCAG ATTCAAAATGAACTCGACCAAGCCTGCACAAACCTACAGGAGGCCAGCGAGCAAATTAGAGATTTGAACATGCAGATCACCATCCTGAATTCAG AGATGACCGTGCTTCGGCAGCAACTggcggaggtggaggaggaacgCAGTGAGCTGGAGATGAGGAGCACTGAGCTCTCAGCCACAGTCACCTCCACTCTGGCCTCTTATGCTTTTCTTGAGAATGCACTAGCCAGTGAGACTCAAAA ACTCCAGCAATGCATGCAGGACTCTAAAGAAGCGAGACAGAAGGCACTTGG TCTGGAGGAGGCTCTGAAGTTCACTCAGAGCGAGGCAGCAGAGTTGAGGAAGGCTCTCGCTGCAAAGGAGGACATGCTGAGCGAGCTGCACCGTCAGGCCAAGGCCCATGCTGCACAGCGCCAACAGCTCCATGAGCTCCGTGAAGAGATGTCCAGTGCCCGAGAGATGAAGGAG TACCTGCAGATGGAGAACGACATGATGCgggagcaggtggtggagggggaggggatGCTGCGCTCACACCTGCAGGGCCTGAGGGAGAAGAACTTGGAGTGTGAGGACCTGAAAGTCACCTTGGCCCAGCTCAG GCTGGAGCGTGAGTCTCTGGAGGAAGAGCTGGCGAGAACTCAGGCCATGTTGCTGGAGCAGGAAGACCAGCAGGCGCAGGCCACCAACGATGTCACGCTGCTTCACCACCAAGTGCACTGCCTCAACAGCAGCCTACAGCAGGCACTAGCCGAGACG AAATCTGTGCCTTCTGAAGATGACGCGACTTCCCAGCAGCCCCAGCGCCCTGCTTCGTTTGTGGACTCGGTCATCATGGCCATTACTGCAGAGTCTCAGGACACAGAGTGTGGCCTTGTTACTGACGCAG gCATCATAGAGGACCCAGAAGAGGTGGAGGAAGAAATTCAGAAACTGGGCTTTGGCCGCAGTGCCTTCACCCGTGTCGCTCCAGTCACCCCAAAAAGGCAGGAAG AGGAACCACCAAAGACAGTGGTGGAGCTACTTGGAGACCTGAGTCAGAAATTCTCAGAACTTACCAACACCATTGAGCAGCTCCAGCAAAGCAAAGAGGGCCAACAAAAAGTTTTACAGCAGCATGC ATCGAGCCTCCAGGATGAGCTGTACTCTTCGGCTCACTCACACCAGCAGGAGGTGCTGGAACTGAAGTATCGGGTGGAGAAGCTGCAGGCTCAGATTGAGAAGGATGCTGTAGCCCTTCAGCAGAAGGCACAG GATGAAAAAGCCATGAAAAAACTGTGCAGTGAAATGGATGAGAATATGGAGTCTCTTCAAAGGCTTAGAGCTGAGAGCACA GAGTTGCGTAGGGAGTTGTCAGAACTACACCTGTCTCGGCAGCAATCACAGATGGAGACCCATGCCCTTAGGGAGGAGCTTAACAAAGCTTGTGGCCAATCAGCATCAAGCATGAAAGCAGTGGATGAGAGGATACATCTTTTGAAAGAG ATGGATAAACTCAAGCAAAGCCTGGAGGAGGTCAAAGAGTCCAGGGCCAAGCTTCTGGAGCGGGCAAAGAGACAT CAAATGGTCCATGTAATGAATCAGGGCAAATTGGAGCGTGAGCTGCACTTACTTGATGACATGATCGAGACGGTCAGGAAG ACTCTGTCTTCTGTGCCACAGGTTGTTAAGAACTGTCCacaactgcagcagctcacggAGTACCTTGGATAa